DNA sequence from the Bacillus pumilus genome:
GATGACCATGCTCAGCTTTTTTCTTTTAGCTGCTTACTATGTTGTTTTTTCTTTTCACATGATGAAAGCAAATAAACGATCGACACATGTGCATCATGCATAAAAACCTTCCTATATGAAAGTAGGAAGGTTTTTTATCAATCGTGCTGTGCATGGTAAATCATCTGTTCAAGCACTTCCATCACATGCTGATCTTCAGGGCTGTAAAAAATCGAGGTCCCTGCTCGTCTAGATTTCACGAGACGAAGGTTTTTTAAAAAGCGCAGCTGATGAGAAACGGTTGATTGCATGAGATTCAGTGTTTCTGCTATATCATTTACCGAGTGTTCACCTTGAGACAGCAGGTGCAGAATTCGAATACGTGTCGGATCAGATAAAGCTTTAAAGGTTTGGGAGACAAGAAATAGACTTTCTTCATCCAGCTCCATCCGTTCCTGTTCTTGATTTGTATTCAGTTCTTCCTTCATTTTGCTTCACCTTTCTTGTCCGTCAAATCACGACTTATTCTATGTATCATCATATACCAAAACGTCCGGCATGCAAAGAGAGCACACTTTAGAAAAAAGATTTACTCAAATAGCATTGACACTTGGTAGCATTCTTTTTAAAATGAGCATTATTTATTCATTTTTTTAGAGGAGCTGATAGGCAAATTGACTGAAGAGCCAAGACTAAAACGCAGCCTGACTGTCTTCCCACTTGTTGTGATCGGGCTTGCTTATATGGATCCACTTGTCGTATTTGATTCATACGGCATTGTGGCTCAGCTGACGAAAGGACACGTCGCTACAGCTTATATATTTACGTTACTTGCATTACTATTGACAGCGCTTAGCTATGGGAATATGGTGAAGGCTTTTCCAAAAGCAGGATCTGCTTATACATACGCGCAAAAAAGTATTCATCCTCATGTTGGCTTTCTTGTAGGCTGGACACTTTTACTGGATTATTTATTTTTGCCTATGGTGAATTTTGCGATTGGAAGTGCTTATTTAACCGCAGCCTTTCCTGATGTACCTCATTACATTTGGATCACCATACTTGCTATCGCCATAACGACTGTCAATGTAATCGGTATCCGGCTTACAGCCAACATCACGGCACTATTTGTGACCTTTCAGGTCATTGTCGCCGTCACTTTTGTTGGGTTTATTATGTATGGGCTCACGCAAAACGCAGGCAGCGGGGAATTATTGTCCGCCCGGCCTTTTTATTCGGCGAGCTTAGATCCAGCGCTTATTTTTTCAGGAGCAACCATTTTATGTTTTTCGTTTCTAGGATTTGATGCGATTTCGACCCTGTCTGAGGAAACCATTAAGCCAAAAAAGACGATCCCACTTGCCATCTTCTTAACCGTCGCCATTGGAGGCGTACTGTTTACCTTGACGTCTTATTTTTTGCAGCAAGTATTTCCAAATTTTCAGCAGTTCAAGCATCCCGATGCGGCCTCACTTGAAATTGCGGATTTTGTGGGCGGCGCCTTTCTCCACTCGTTCTTTTTAGCTGGCACAATGGTCGCTGTTATCTCTTCTTCCTTATCGTCACATGCAAGTGCAGCAAGGCTATTATATGCAATGGGTAGAGATGAGTCGTTACCGAAGCGTTTCTTCGGATATATACATCCGAGATTAAAAACGCCTGTTTTTAATATTTTATTAATTGGTGCTTTCTCCTTAACCGCAGTCGTTGGCGAACTTGAAGTCATTTATTCCTTTATCAGCTTCGGCGCGTTGATTGGATTCACATTAGTGAACTTATCTGTTTTTGCGTACTATTTCATTAGACAAAAACAAAGAGGTGTACTCAATACATTGAGATACGCAGTGATTCCTCTGTGCGGGACGGCCTTTTGTATATGGCTGTTAACGAACATCAGTACAAATGCATTAATCATTGGTTTGCTTTGGCTAATTATCGGTTTTGTTTATTTCTGCTACAGACTGAAAACAAGACCCGAATTTACATTTGGGTACGATTGATTATAAGGTTTTCACTTGGTATCTTGTGCAGGATATGGCATAATAAAAAGGCTGTACTTCCCTTTTAAAAGCGGGGCAAAACAGGGGTGAACTGACCTTGAAAAAGAAAAAAACAGGATGTTTTGCCATTTCAGGCTGCTTCACGATTTTTCTGTTTGTTTTCGTATTAGCAGCCATTGTCATGTCCTTTAATCAAAAGGAGTTAAAAAAGCTGCCGATTGATACGGAATCAATTGTTTTGTCGAGATTGGATGATTTCAAACCGCTTGTAGAAACAGAGTTAAGAGATCAAGATTTAGATCAATATACCGCGTTAATCCTCGGTATGATGTATCAAGAATCAAAAGGCAGAGGCGGAGATCCAATGCAGTCCTCTGAATCTCTTGGTTTGAAACGAAATGAAATCAATGACCCTCAGAAAAGCATTAGACAAGGAGTCCATCATTTTTCTACTATGTACAAGCATGGGAAGAAAAAAGGCGTTGATTTGGAAACCATTATCCAAAGCTATAATATGGGAATTGGCTATATTGATTTTGTTGCAAAAAACGGGGGAAAACATTCCGAGAAATTGGCAAAACAATACTCTAAAAAGCAAGTGAAACGAAACCCAGAAGTCTATACGTGCGGAGGCAACAAAGATAACTTCCGCTACCCATATTGCTTCGGTGACTTCACTTATGCTGAAAAAGTAAAAGAAAAAACGAAAACAGTTGAAGAAAAGATGAAATTGGCTTCGTCATCCTCACCATCATCGTAAAAAACATTTCTCATTGGTATAATCAGTACTAACATAGTTTGATTATATCAATGAGAAAAATGCTACACACAAATCTTTAGTGATAAAATTTTCACAAAGTGGGCTTAATACAGTTCATTCTAATGTAAAATCCCTATTTTTTCTTCCAAATAGTGGGAGCCTCGAAAAACTGATTAATTTATTTCTTAAATTATCCCAGTTAGTTTCCAAATCTGATACTGTATTTACATACTTTTCATTCTTCATAGTTTCAGTCATAGCATATTCTGTATGGAATTTTGAATTATAATATTCTTCAGCATACATTGCCCCATCTAGGAGCTTTTTTACTAGTTTCTCTTCACTATCCCCACTGCGATAATTTATTTTGTAAATACCATTATCTATACTCTCTACAATTGAAGTTAGTATTAGGACAAATCGCGCTACACTTGGTAAGTGTGTCCTATCAGTCGAATACTCTTCATCATTCAATATATGTTGTGAAATTAAAAAATTACTTCTAATTGCAAAAGACCACCAAAAAAACAAATCAATTGGCTTTATCAATAAAGCGGGATCAACTCTTTTTTCAAAATGATTATATAATATTAATAAATATCTAAAACTATCTGTACCTGCAAAAAAATCAGCATCCATTTCCATAGTTTTAATATCTAATGGAAATATATTATTAGTTCTTCTATTAATGTAATACATAGGGATATAACTTAAATCGTTATTATTCAAATATTGACAATGACCGTTGAGTAAATGCCCTAATTCATGAGTTAAAATGAATCTGGATACAAAAACAGTAAGCAAACTTGCTAAATTATAATCTATTGTTTTATTATTTAATATTATCCCCTCCTTATTTTCATCTTGTAAAAGAAGCAAGAATGATACATCATCCCCTTGTTTTTTGCTTATTTTAAAATGTAAATCATTTATAAACTTGTGGTTTAATTCTTCTGCAAAACCAATAAAATAATCAAAAAAATTGCTAATTACTCCTGTATTTATTTCTATATGGTCAATATTATTTTTACACCAAGCTTTTCCGCCTAAACGTCCATCATTTTTTATAAAGAATTTTAATTGAGTTTCTGAAAGAGACATATCTTTTCTTGAAGTATTTTTCATTATATCTTGATAGCCTTCATAAATAGATTGTGCTCTTTTTTGAATATCACTATAAAAAACTTCTTTGTTCCTCATTAAAACACCTACTTATACTAATTTTGAATATATTAATCTTTTGTATTCAAGATTATTGAAATATTTTTTAATTCATAATTATAACTTATAAGGTATTTATTTACAACATAAGACCTTAAACTTTATTTGTAGCAAAAAAATGTTTAAAAGAATAATTAACATTTCAAAATCTCATTATCTAACTCATTCTTAATTATCATAAAATGAAAAGCACTTCCTAAATGGAAGTGCTTTTCATTTTATCGATGTTCTTTCCCGATTTCCGGCAGGATCGTTTTCGCTAAATGCTGATCCATTTCCTCATATTCATCATAATGAATCGTTTCATACAGCTCTTGTCTCGTTTGCATGTCCTTTAGCATTCCTTGCTGCGTCCCCTTCTCCATGATTTCTGTAAATAAACGCTCATACGCTTTTGCAGCGACTCTGAGTGATGACACAGGGTAAATGACCATTTGAAAGCCAAATACAGAAAATTCGTCTGCATGATAATAAGGCGTCTTGCCAAACTCCGTCATATTTGCAAGGAGCGGTCCTTTAATATTGTTTGACGCATGCGTGAAGTCCTCTGCTGTGATGAGTGCCTCAGGAAAAATAGCGTCAGCTCCTGCTTCTACGTAAAGATTGGCCCTGCGGATGACATCCTCCATCCCATTTACGGACCTTGCATCGGTTCTCGCAATCACCAAAAGCGTTGGTGCCGCTTGTTTGATGGCTTTGATTTTTGCGATCATCTCTTCTACTGGAACGAGCGATTTTCCGTTTAAATGTCCGCATTTTTTTGGCATTTGCTGATCTTCAATTTGAACAGCTGCCACCTTACTTTCTATCATTTCCTTTGCCGCCCTTGCAGCATTCAATACACCGCCATAGCCAGTATCCATATCGACCAAAAGCGGCAGCTGAGAAGCTCGAATAATTTCCTTCGCTTTTTCAGCCATTTCCGTTGAATGGATCATGCCGAGATCAGGCAATCCTTTGCTGGCACAAAAGGCGGCTCCGGATAAATAGAGCCCTTGGAAGCCCATTTTTTTTGCATAGAGCGCAGACATTCCATCGTGAACGCCTGGAATTTGAAATAAAGCTGATTTGTGCATTTGTTCTTGAAAGGCTGCGGCTAAATCTACTTGACTTGATTCATCATTCACGATCCACACACTAATTCCCTCCCTTATATGACGAATAAGTCCATAAATGCTGGTACGGTTGTTGTTTTTAATTGATTTGGATTTTGACAGAGTGACACAATTTGATCCACTTGTTTTTGTGGAAATCTCGTCTTCAAATGATAGAGCCATTTCTTTTCAAGCAGAGGAATGCCTTCCTGCCTTCTTCTGCGATGACCAAGTGGATATTCAATTTCGATTCGGTCTGTCATCGTCCCGTCTTTAAAGAAGATCTGCACACTGTTTGCAATGGATCTCTTTTTCGGATCTAAATAATCCGCTGTATATTGTTTATCTTCTTTGACGACCATTTGATCCCGGAGACGATCAATGACCGGATTTTGCGCCGTTTCTTCTTCATAATGGTCAGCTGTGAGCTCACCATAGATCAATCCAATCGCAGTAATATATTGCAAGCAATGATCGCGGTCTGCTGGATTATACAGCGGTCCCTTCTTATCGATAATCCGAATCGCTGATTCATGTGTTGTAATCTCTACCCGGTCAATGTCATCTAATCGACCTTTTACAGCGTCATGCAGGATCATAGCAGCCTCTGCAGCCGTTTGGGCGTGAAACTCAGCAGGATAAGCAATTTTGAAAAGCACATTTTCGATGACGTACGATCCTAGCGGCTGAGCGAGTGTGAGAGATTTCCCTTTCATCAGAACATCTTCAAAGCCCCACTTCTCTGCACTAAGCGGCGTTTGATAGCCCATTTCCCCTTTGAGTGTCATCATTGCGAGTCTCACCCCGCGGCTTGTTGCATCACCCGCTGCCCATGATTTCCTTGATCCTGTGTTTGGGGCATGACGGTATGTTCTAAGCGGTGAATTATCAACAAACGCTTGTGATAAAACATGCTGCACGTCTTCCTTTGTTCCGCCAAGCAATGCACATACAACAGCACTTGTTGCTACTTTGACAAATAGCACATGATCCAAGCCATTGCGATTCAGACAATTTTCTAAAGCCAGCACGCCTTGAATTTCATGTGCTTTGACGATCGCATGTAGTACGTCATTCATCGAAAGCGGCTCTTCCCCGTTTGCAAGCTGTGTTCTGCTGATGTAATCACTCACAGCTAATATCCCGCCTAAGTTATCTGACGGATGTCCCCACTCCTCTGCAAGCCACGTGTCATTATAATCTAACCAGCGAATCATACAGCCTATATCAAAAGCCGCTTGAACAGGATCTAGCACAAAGGAAGTACCTGGAACTCTTGCTCCATTAGGTACAACGGTTCCAGGGACGATCGGTCCAAGATGCTTCGTACATTCAGGAAAATTGAGCGCCAGCATTCCGCAGCCAAGTGTGTCTATAAGCACATAGCGTGCCGTTTCAATGGCTTCTTTACTCGTAATTTCCCCGTCTACTGCATAGGCTGCGATTTCTTCTAATAGCTGATCCGTTTGATTGGCGACTGCTGTTTTATTCATGTTCATTCCCCCATTTTTCCATCATCATCTGAAACTTTTAATCCTCTTGGCCCTAAATAACGGACTCTCGGTCTGAAAATGCGATTATGCAAATGCTGTTCAATGACATGAGCAGCTAATCCACTTGCCCTTGCAGCAAAGAAAATCGGTGTATAAAGTGAAATTGGAATCCCGAGCACGTAATAAATAGGTGCGGCGTAATAATCAAGGTTCGGATAGAGGTTTTTCTTCTCTTTCATGTATGCCTCTCCTGCTACACACATGTCATAAAGCGTTGTATCTCCCTTTGATTCCGTAAGCGTTTTCAATGATCGTTTTAAAAGAGCGGCTCTTGGGTCCATTTTTCTCATGTATACCCTATGGCCAAAGCCCATCATTTTTTCCTTTGCTGCTAATTTTCGCTCAATCAGCGCAAGGAAGCCTTCCGTTGTTTTCCCTTCGAGAAGCATATGCATGACAGCTTCATTCGCTCCTCCGTGCAAGTCACCTTTTAATGAAGAAATTGCTCCAGTAAGAGCACCATACATATCAGAATGTGTGGATGCGATAACTCTAGCCGCAAACGTTGAATTAGGCAGCTCATGTTCACTATATAATGTGAGTGTTTGGTCAAAAGCGGTGATTTCGTCTTGGGTTGGCGTGCGTCTGGTTAGCATGGTTAAAAAGGTTTCAGTGTAGGATTTGGTCTGATCTGGAGAAATAGCGGCGTCTTTTGTGAGAATATGATAGCTTCCAGCGACAATGGCCGGCAGCTGGCCGAGTAATCGAACAGCACGCTTTTGCTGGCATGCTTCTGATCGATCTTGTAACGCATCATCGTACCCACTAAGAGCAGATATGCACGTTCTCATGGCATCCATCGGATGTGTGGTTTTTGGCAGTTTTGTTAAAATGGTTTGAATGGTTGGATGTAAGTTGGTTTGTGAGGAAATGTCTTGCTGAAACTGGTGATGTTCCATCGCATCAGGTAATCTTCCATAAATAAGCAGATAGGCTGTTTCTAAATAGGTCTTTTTTTGTGCCAACTCGATGAGGTCATACCCGCGAATTACAATCTCTTCTTGCTGCACATCTAAGTATGAGATAGACGTTTCGCTTGCCACAATGTCTTCAAGCCCCGGTTTATACTGCAGTTGTTCAGTCATCATATAACCCCCGTTTCGTTCAATTGTTGTTCTCCAAACGAGCAAACGGCCAGAAATGATGTGAGTCTATAGATGGGAAGATACCGTGCAAGTCGGATACCCAACTCCCATTTTATCCAAAGCACTGCATCTTGTAAATAAAAGAACGTATGTCCAGTTGGACATACGTTAGCTGTAGTATGGAGAAATCATCATATACACAATGACGCCAGTGAGACTGACATAAAGCCACAGCGGCATGGTCCAGCGAGCAATTTTACGGTGACGCTCGACTTGCATCTGTGCGCCTCTAAACAGCGTAATCAGGGCAAGCGGTACAATGACTGCTGATAAGACGATATGTGTGATTAAAATAAAGAAATAAATTGGACGGATAATCCCTTCTCCTCCGAAATGGGTATCAGCTGCCATTGAGTGATAGGTCACATACGAAATTAAAAAGACAAGTGTCGTTGAAAATGCAGCAAAGATAAATCGTCTGTGCGCTTTAATGTTCTTTTGTTTAATCATGATGAGTGCTGAAAGTAAAAAGATAAACGTAAAGCTGTTCATCACGGCATTAAGTAACGGCAAAAATGTAATATCCAGATGGCTAAATTTATCTGATTTTGGCATTAAAAATAATAAAGCGATTAATCCGTTGATGGCAATTGTTAAAATGATCACAATACCAGTAAAATTTTTCGGTTTTTGATTCTGTTCGTTCATGTTTGAAAACCTCTCTTTATTAGTTCCGACTAAGAGTATGTTATTTAAATTTCTCTATAAAGTCAATGAATTCGCTGTCTTCGTCGAATTTTAGACAAACTTGCAGGTTGCAGGCGTTCTAACGGCTTGAAAGATCCATCCACTTCCTTTAAAATTGGAATTTATGTGATTTTGATCATTTCTGATAGGAAAGGA
Encoded proteins:
- the czrA gene encoding Zn(II)-responsive metalloregulatory transcriptional repressor CzrA; translation: MKEELNTNQEQERMELDEESLFLVSQTFKALSDPTRIRILHLLSQGEHSVNDIAETLNLMQSTVSHQLRFLKNLRLVKSRRAGTSIFYSPEDQHVMEVLEQMIYHAQHD
- a CDS encoding APC family permease; its protein translation is MTEEPRLKRSLTVFPLVVIGLAYMDPLVVFDSYGIVAQLTKGHVATAYIFTLLALLLTALSYGNMVKAFPKAGSAYTYAQKSIHPHVGFLVGWTLLLDYLFLPMVNFAIGSAYLTAAFPDVPHYIWITILAIAITTVNVIGIRLTANITALFVTFQVIVAVTFVGFIMYGLTQNAGSGELLSARPFYSASLDPALIFSGATILCFSFLGFDAISTLSEETIKPKKTIPLAIFLTVAIGGVLFTLTSYFLQQVFPNFQQFKHPDAASLEIADFVGGAFLHSFFLAGTMVAVISSSLSSHASAARLLYAMGRDESLPKRFFGYIHPRLKTPVFNILLIGAFSLTAVVGELEVIYSFISFGALIGFTLVNLSVFAYYFIRQKQRGVLNTLRYAVIPLCGTAFCIWLLTNISTNALIIGLLWLIIGFVYFCYRLKTRPEFTFGYD
- a CDS encoding lysozyme family protein; amino-acid sequence: MKKKKTGCFAISGCFTIFLFVFVLAAIVMSFNQKELKKLPIDTESIVLSRLDDFKPLVETELRDQDLDQYTALILGMMYQESKGRGGDPMQSSESLGLKRNEINDPQKSIRQGVHHFSTMYKHGKKKGVDLETIIQSYNMGIGYIDFVAKNGGKHSEKLAKQYSKKQVKRNPEVYTCGGNKDNFRYPYCFGDFTYAEKVKEKTKTVEEKMKLASSSSPSS
- the prpB gene encoding methylisocitrate lyase; this encodes MWIVNDESSQVDLAAAFQEQMHKSALFQIPGVHDGMSALYAKKMGFQGLYLSGAAFCASKGLPDLGMIHSTEMAEKAKEIIRASQLPLLVDMDTGYGGVLNAARAAKEMIESKVAAVQIEDQQMPKKCGHLNGKSLVPVEEMIAKIKAIKQAAPTLLVIARTDARSVNGMEDVIRRANLYVEAGADAIFPEALITAEDFTHASNNIKGPLLANMTEFGKTPYYHADEFSVFGFQMVIYPVSSLRVAAKAYERLFTEIMEKGTQQGMLKDMQTRQELYETIHYDEYEEMDQHLAKTILPEIGKEHR
- a CDS encoding bifunctional 2-methylcitrate dehydratase/aconitate hydratase, with translation MNKTAVANQTDQLLEEIAAYAVDGEITSKEAIETARYVLIDTLGCGMLALNFPECTKHLGPIVPGTVVPNGARVPGTSFVLDPVQAAFDIGCMIRWLDYNDTWLAEEWGHPSDNLGGILAVSDYISRTQLANGEEPLSMNDVLHAIVKAHEIQGVLALENCLNRNGLDHVLFVKVATSAVVCALLGGTKEDVQHVLSQAFVDNSPLRTYRHAPNTGSRKSWAAGDATSRGVRLAMMTLKGEMGYQTPLSAEKWGFEDVLMKGKSLTLAQPLGSYVIENVLFKIAYPAEFHAQTAAEAAMILHDAVKGRLDDIDRVEITTHESAIRIIDKKGPLYNPADRDHCLQYITAIGLIYGELTADHYEEETAQNPVIDRLRDQMVVKEDKQYTADYLDPKKRSIANSVQIFFKDGTMTDRIEIEYPLGHRRRRQEGIPLLEKKWLYHLKTRFPQKQVDQIVSLCQNPNQLKTTTVPAFMDLFVI
- the mmgD gene encoding citrate synthase; translated protein: MTEQLQYKPGLEDIVASETSISYLDVQQEEIVIRGYDLIELAQKKTYLETAYLLIYGRLPDAMEHHQFQQDISSQTNLHPTIQTILTKLPKTTHPMDAMRTCISALSGYDDALQDRSEACQQKRAVRLLGQLPAIVAGSYHILTKDAAISPDQTKSYTETFLTMLTRRTPTQDEITAFDQTLTLYSEHELPNSTFAARVIASTHSDMYGALTGAISSLKGDLHGGANEAVMHMLLEGKTTEGFLALIERKLAAKEKMMGFGHRVYMRKMDPRAALLKRSLKTLTESKGDTTLYDMCVAGEAYMKEKKNLYPNLDYYAAPIYYVLGIPISLYTPIFFAARASGLAAHVIEQHLHNRIFRPRVRYLGPRGLKVSDDDGKMGE
- a CDS encoding DUF420 domain-containing protein; protein product: MNEQNQKPKNFTGIVIILTIAINGLIALLFLMPKSDKFSHLDITFLPLLNAVMNSFTFIFLLSALIMIKQKNIKAHRRFIFAAFSTTLVFLISYVTYHSMAADTHFGGEGIIRPIYFFILITHIVLSAVIVPLALITLFRGAQMQVERHRKIARWTMPLWLYVSLTGVIVYMMISPYYS